The Tigriopus californicus strain San Diego chromosome 5, Tcal_SD_v2.1, whole genome shotgun sequence genome includes a region encoding these proteins:
- the LOC131880413 gene encoding uncharacterized protein LOC131880413: protein MANQPLWTMHESMGSGSGGTIEGQEQQTSSHAKSTRSATHGFGKFRLRSILLCENWTNLAHLSTSKLFLLQSLCVWLALCVPGNITAGVLYYQVTYGSAVMNGPNKVATNETSVINVVQLTCAYWIEFCQVERVNALAECEELLNRDLTTIKGLHLDHIQRLPLLGDDLLEHEKKLYQDILDEVVPQHEFDCVPGENLNLPSGSQIWNSSDSLLFCHESRATYSPWVAKSKFWIEGVAVTVVGIFGMTGNIIAIIVLRRIKTNRNFNNLLITLSFSDFLLILDVVVEMSLIGIFMSKEPHWFKVSYPYILHPLRGFIQTTAIYMVVAVSSERFKAVCYPLSHRQSYHKFVIVAVVCSVTLELPRFLEFKLVKNNTDYWTTDLMEDPSYIQFNSYWNELFATSALPLICLMYMNFKIYQKIRASSQFAKRFVRRSTTNTSLLSNKSTTCLPKSDSRYLTRTTGSGNGRRVPLNLIDEAETMDFNLVNGSQPDSNQTPKTRPPAANERLALVTEVTTTVSVNLSETRGLSPTQEIHDDVSNQCCTLKNSSNRRSVPPNSSCLDRVPSNDVDTSLEEIQLKPLMHKDSTASSQINNRNQRKRREKSTIVLVSIVLIFITCHTYRLSLRIYEVSHPSNNTLEHYQFCYNRGLYHIPVAFYVLVNFHHLFLVINSSVNFIIYCCVGREFRSHMYEWCSRSKK from the coding sequence ATGGCGAATCAGCCTCTATGGACAATGCACGAGTCAATGGGCTCTGGATCCGGTGGAACAATAGAAGGCCAAGAGCAACAAACATCATCCCATGCCAAGTCCACCCGGTCTGCCACTCATGGCTTTGGAAAGTTCCGGCTTCGATCCATTCTGCTATGTGagaattggaccaatttggCTCATCTGAGCACTTCCAAATTGTTCTTACTTCAATCTCTTTGTGTCTGGTTGGCTTTGTGTGTGCCTGGGAACATTACAGCAGGGGTTCTGTATTATCAAGTCACTTATGGATCTGCGGTAATGAATGGTCCCAATAAAGTGGCCACGAACGAGACTTCGGTGATCAATGTTGTCCAATTGACTTGTGCCTATTGGATTGAATTCTGTCAAGTGGAACGGGTTAATGCCTTGGCAGAGTGTGAGGAACTGCTTAACAGAGACCTGACCACCATCAAAGGTCTACATTTAGATCACATCCAAAGACTTCCTTTGCTGGGAGATGACTTGTTGGAGCACGAAAAGAAGCTGTATCAAGACATTCTAGATGAAGTTGTCCCACAACATGAATTTGACTGTGTTCCAGGCGAAAATCTAAACCTTCCCTCGGGGTCTCAAATTTGGAACTCATCGGATTCCTTGTTATTTTGCCATGAGAGTAGAGCCACTTACTCACCGTGGGTGGCGAAATCCAAGTTCTGGATTGAAGGCGTGGCTGTGACTGTGGTGGGGATTTTTGGCATGACTGGAAACATCATTGCCATCATTGTGCTCAGACGTATCAAGACCAATCGGAACTTCAATAACTTACTCATCACGTTAAGTTTCTCGGATTTCCTGCTCATCTTGGATGTGGTGGTGGAAATGTCTTTGATCGGTATATTCATGTCAAAAGAGCCCCACTGGTTCAAAGTATCCTATCCATACATTTTGCATCCTCTTCGAGGTTTTATCCAAACCACAGCTATCTATATGGTGGTTGCCGTGTCCTCTGAACGATTCAAAGCCGTTTGCTATCCTCTGTCTCATCGGCAATCCTATCACAAATTTGTCATCGTTGCCGTCGTTTGTTCCGTGACTCTTGAACTTCCACGTTTCCTCGAGTTCAAACTGGTCAAGAACAACACGGATTATTGGACCACAGATCTCATGGAGGACCCCAGTTACATCCAGTTCAATAGTTACTGGAACGAGCTGTTCGCCACGAGTGCCTTGCCCTTAATATGTCTTATGTACATGAACTTTAAGATCTACCAAAAGATACGGGCTTCATCCCAATTTGCCAAGCGCTTCGTGAGACGCAGCACCACGAACACAAGTTTGCTCAGTAACAAAAGTACAACATGCCTCCCCAAATCGGATTCCAGATACTTAACCAGGACCACTGGTTCTGGAAATGGACGTCGAGTGCCTCTGAACCTCATCGACGAAGCTGAAACAATGGACTTCAACCTTGTCAATGGATCACAACCAGACTCTAATCAGACCCCAAAGACTCGACCTCCAGCCGCCAATGAAAGGCTCGCCCTTGTCACAGAAGTGACTACTACCGTCTCTGTAAACCTGTCCGAAACCAGGGGCCTTTCCCCAACACAAGAAATTCATGATGatgtttcaaaccaatgtTGTACCCTGAAAAACAGCTCAAATCGGAGATCTGTTCCCCCTAACTCCTCTTGCTTGGATCGGGTCCCTTCCAATGACGTGGATACTTCCTTGGAAGAGATCCAACTTAAGCCACTCATGCACAAAGACTCGACGGCGAGTAGTCAAATAAACAATCGCAATCAGCGGAAGCGTCGCGAGAAATCCACGATCGTTCTCGTGTCAATCGTTCTGATCTTCATTACATGCCATACATATCGGCTCTCCCTTCGGATCTACGAGGTCTCACATCCGAGTAACAATACCTTGGAACACTATCAGTTTTGCTATAATCGAGGACTGTATCATATCCCGGTGGCGTTTTATGTGTTGGTGAACTTCCACCATCTTTTCCTTGTGATCAACTCGAGTGTgaattttatcatttattgtTGCGTAGGCCGAGAATTTCGCTCCCATATGTACGAATGGTGTTCCAGATCCAAAAAATAG